The Saxibacter everestensis genome has a window encoding:
- a CDS encoding TetR family transcriptional regulator, producing the protein MVVQTRGAGRPEEAVLDRALIVDTAYQLLRELGVEDLTMARLARELGVKTPSLYNHVASKAALLNDVRGRVVAQIDTSVFDSQPWDRALRHWAQSYVAAFATLHPSSAASIAVLPMEAEPATMRMYDRVSRNLLASGWPAQELLPILVAVESFVVGSVLDIRAPDSYMAPRGDGAEPFYRRVFDARPANRAAVSVDVGLNALIAGLSQRYADLGLHPSASRAVHDEGPAPGAPKSGSRKG; encoded by the coding sequence GTGGTGGTGCAGACTCGCGGGGCAGGACGCCCGGAGGAGGCGGTGCTCGACCGCGCCCTGATTGTCGACACCGCGTATCAGCTGCTGCGTGAACTCGGCGTGGAGGACCTCACCATGGCCCGGCTCGCCAGGGAACTCGGGGTCAAAACGCCTTCGCTCTACAACCATGTCGCTAGCAAGGCTGCCCTGCTCAACGACGTTCGGGGCCGGGTGGTGGCGCAGATCGACACCTCAGTTTTCGACTCGCAGCCGTGGGATCGGGCTTTGCGGCACTGGGCCCAGTCCTATGTGGCAGCGTTCGCGACACTGCATCCGTCATCCGCAGCCTCGATTGCGGTGCTTCCGATGGAGGCAGAACCTGCAACCATGCGGATGTACGACCGGGTCAGCCGCAATCTGCTCGCCAGCGGATGGCCGGCGCAGGAGCTTCTGCCGATCCTGGTCGCGGTCGAATCGTTTGTTGTCGGCTCGGTCCTCGATATTCGAGCTCCCGATTCCTACATGGCGCCCCGGGGCGATGGGGCTGAGCCGTTCTACCGGCGGGTTTTCGACGCCAGGCCGGCGAATCGTGCGGCGGTATCCGTCGATGTCGGCCTCAATGCGCTCATCGCGGGTCTCAGTCAGCGCTACGCGGATCTCGGCCTGCACCCGTCGGCATCCAGGGCCGTCCATGACGAAGGACCGGCGCCAGGCGCGCCGAAGTCCGGGTCTCGTAAGGGATAG
- a CDS encoding alpha/beta fold hydrolase has product MELSSRFEWRGRSVAWHRLGLGPPVVMCHGTPWSSTVWSPFAEALSADFSVYLWDMPGYGQSSKQPSHDVDLGTQAELLRDILQYWELESPQVVAHDYGGAVSLRAHLLHGASYASLALVDVVALHPWGSDFFRLVAENAEVFAAQPTAIHRGALEAYIAGASHRGLSPEQMNALTEPWLSAEGQGAFYRQIAAADERYTDEIQDLYAAIDIPVKVIWGRNDTWIPADRATQLAQLIPGAELELIDNAGHLIQYDAPVQLATALQRWLTAGQ; this is encoded by the coding sequence ATGGAATTGTCATCCAGATTCGAGTGGCGCGGCCGATCCGTGGCATGGCACCGGTTGGGTTTGGGACCTCCGGTGGTGATGTGCCACGGCACGCCGTGGTCGTCAACCGTATGGTCGCCCTTCGCCGAGGCGCTGAGCGCCGACTTCTCTGTTTATCTATGGGACATGCCTGGTTACGGCCAATCCTCGAAACAGCCATCACATGACGTGGATCTGGGAACCCAGGCCGAGTTACTGCGCGACATTTTGCAGTACTGGGAGCTGGAATCGCCCCAGGTTGTTGCCCACGATTACGGCGGCGCGGTGTCGCTGCGGGCGCATCTGCTGCACGGCGCTTCCTACGCTTCATTGGCCCTGGTCGACGTGGTGGCCCTGCACCCGTGGGGATCAGATTTCTTCCGTCTGGTCGCGGAGAACGCCGAGGTCTTCGCCGCCCAGCCAACCGCCATCCACCGAGGTGCACTAGAGGCATATATCGCCGGGGCCAGCCACCGCGGACTGTCGCCGGAACAGATGAATGCGCTGACGGAACCCTGGTTGTCCGCCGAAGGGCAAGGCGCGTTCTACCGGCAGATCGCCGCGGCCGACGAACGCTACACGGACGAGATTCAGGACCTGTACGCCGCGATCGACATTCCGGTGAAGGTCATTTGGGGACGCAACGACACCTGGATACCCGCCGACAGAGCCACCCAGCTCGCGCAGCTGATTCCCGGCGCCGAGCTAGAGCTGATCGACAACGCAGGACACCTCATTCAGTACGACGCGCCTGTGCAACTGGCTACCGCACTACAGCGCTGGCTCACAGCCGGCCAGTGA
- a CDS encoding DUF1684 domain-containing protein: MSVTSSSTAGLVSDWEEWHARREADLSVPYGWLSLTSFRWLSESAEPIAGFPGLWRTDGERAVFSASAGDAVVQLRRGSAESAEAAGAAGAGSAGSAAADPSGADRPVDGELSIAVPEGGSVNWLSAPAAVGAQPVVAEVARRGGRYAIRLRDPQAATRVNFAGVPAFDVNPDWIVTGRFQPYPESRPVGTGTSRGDLNTEAATVGTVEFELNGTSHALIATGTAESGLTLSFYDRSNGNSTAEWRFVGIGVPNPDGEVLIDFNRSINFPFSFTPYGTCPRPVASNVLPIAVTAGEKEARTGDRQQNGTP, encoded by the coding sequence ATGTCAGTAACAAGCAGCAGCACAGCCGGTCTGGTCAGCGACTGGGAGGAGTGGCATGCCCGGCGTGAGGCGGACCTTTCGGTGCCCTACGGCTGGCTGAGCCTCACCAGCTTTCGCTGGTTGAGCGAATCGGCGGAGCCGATTGCTGGGTTCCCCGGACTGTGGCGCACGGATGGCGAACGCGCCGTGTTCTCGGCGTCGGCGGGGGATGCCGTCGTCCAGCTTCGTCGGGGCTCTGCTGAGAGTGCAGAGGCGGCAGGGGCGGCGGGTGCCGGTTCGGCCGGTTCAGCTGCGGCCGACCCGTCCGGCGCAGACCGGCCGGTCGATGGCGAGCTGTCGATTGCGGTACCAGAAGGCGGCTCGGTGAATTGGCTGAGCGCGCCCGCAGCTGTGGGCGCACAGCCGGTTGTCGCCGAGGTTGCCCGGCGCGGCGGACGCTATGCCATCCGGCTTCGCGATCCGCAGGCGGCTACCCGGGTGAATTTTGCGGGCGTGCCTGCCTTCGACGTCAACCCGGACTGGATAGTGACCGGCAGATTCCAGCCGTATCCTGAATCCCGCCCGGTGGGCACCGGAACTTCTCGCGGGGATCTGAACACCGAGGCCGCCACGGTCGGCACGGTGGAGTTCGAGCTCAACGGCACTAGCCACGCGCTGATCGCGACCGGAACTGCTGAGTCCGGTCTGACCCTGTCGTTCTATGACCGGAGCAACGGCAACTCGACCGCAGAATGGCGTTTCGTCGGCATTGGCGTCCCGAACCCGGACGGCGAAGTCCTGATCGACTTCAACCGCAGCATCAATTTCCCGTTCTCATTCACGCCGTATGGAACCTGCCCGCGTCCGGTTGCCAGCAACGTCTTGCCAATCGCGGTGACAGCCGGCGAAAAGGAGGCTCGGACGGGCGACCGCCAACAGAATGGCACTCCTTGA
- a CDS encoding FAD/NAD(P)-binding protein, with amino-acid sequence MAYRRPTVVFVGGGPRTTGLLERLAANAPSLFSGAGADLHVVDPFPAGGGRIWRRQQSPLLWMNSMAEDVTIFLDDSVQIEGPIVDGPNLAEWVVGEGRERVLASGLGAELVAFTPRSFPSRALQSLYLGWAFEQAVADLPAGFSLEVHWDRVVRLTESDRTGGLVGDHSAGVDSAGDRSAGDHSTGRQLVELESGTILRADIVVLAQGHLEMLPDSGTALLRDAADRHDLVYVPPGYTADVDLSIVPEREPVITRGFGLAFIDAMVLLTEGRGGRFNIVDGQLNYQPSGREPILWVGSGRGVPYHSKLGYQIPGLPRGNARFLDDESLGCEPGSAEVLDFDRDIEPLIDWNLCFAHYEELLRRHPDRVEADWPEFERRLQQIRPRRGVETSASNSEEFAGYVSRVVPDPRDRFDLRGIDRPFDGLRTANREEFEKHLVEYIESDLDRRADPRFSPDLAVFNALLAVYFRIRELVVQNRFGVQDRTEKIDHRLHGLFSFIASGPPPERLGQLLALHRAGIVRFAGPELSVTVQNGEFVAASPAIPEPIQARALLDARLAESSAARAADPLIQGLLVAGELLVEQDDSVKELARRGQGAGWKPPEHSRAPRGSKLVADANSHPIRADGSSHDRRFLIGPSVSGGAGEAAFARPQTNAPVFRKNDAIARQLLGLLEGLP; translated from the coding sequence GTGGCCTATCGACGTCCAACCGTGGTGTTCGTTGGCGGCGGACCACGAACCACCGGCCTGTTGGAGCGACTGGCGGCGAATGCGCCGTCCCTTTTCTCCGGCGCGGGAGCGGATCTGCATGTCGTGGATCCGTTTCCGGCCGGCGGCGGTCGGATCTGGCGGCGGCAGCAATCGCCCTTGCTATGGATGAATTCGATGGCTGAGGACGTCACGATCTTCCTGGATGATTCGGTGCAGATCGAGGGGCCGATCGTAGACGGCCCGAACCTGGCCGAATGGGTGGTAGGCGAAGGTCGTGAGCGGGTGCTTGCGTCGGGGCTCGGTGCCGAGCTGGTGGCGTTCACTCCGCGCTCGTTTCCGTCCCGCGCCCTGCAGTCGCTCTATCTCGGCTGGGCCTTCGAGCAGGCAGTTGCCGACTTGCCCGCGGGGTTCTCCCTCGAAGTCCATTGGGATCGGGTTGTGCGGTTGACTGAATCGGATCGGACGGGCGGACTGGTCGGCGACCATTCGGCCGGTGTCGACTCGGCCGGCGATCGATCAGCTGGCGACCATTCGACCGGGCGGCAGCTCGTCGAGCTGGAATCCGGCACCATCCTTCGTGCGGACATCGTTGTGCTTGCGCAGGGGCACCTCGAGATGCTGCCCGATTCCGGCACGGCGCTGCTCAGGGACGCTGCCGATCGGCACGACCTCGTCTATGTTCCGCCGGGGTATACAGCGGATGTGGACCTGTCGATTGTGCCGGAACGGGAGCCGGTGATCACTCGCGGCTTCGGCCTTGCCTTTATCGACGCGATGGTGTTGCTCACCGAAGGACGTGGCGGCCGGTTCAACATCGTGGACGGCCAGCTGAACTACCAGCCGAGCGGGAGGGAACCGATCCTCTGGGTGGGGTCGGGCCGTGGAGTCCCGTACCACTCGAAACTCGGCTATCAGATTCCCGGTCTGCCGCGCGGGAATGCCAGGTTTCTCGACGACGAAAGTCTCGGGTGTGAGCCCGGATCGGCTGAGGTACTTGACTTCGACAGGGACATCGAGCCCTTGATCGACTGGAACCTGTGCTTTGCGCACTACGAGGAACTGCTGCGCCGGCATCCTGACCGGGTGGAAGCGGACTGGCCGGAATTCGAGCGTAGGCTGCAGCAGATTCGGCCCAGGCGAGGCGTCGAAACGTCTGCCTCTAATTCCGAGGAGTTCGCCGGGTACGTTTCGCGGGTCGTCCCTGATCCCCGGGACCGCTTCGATCTGCGCGGCATCGATCGTCCCTTTGACGGCCTGCGCACCGCTAATCGCGAGGAGTTTGAAAAACACCTGGTCGAGTACATCGAATCAGATCTCGACCGGCGTGCCGATCCCAGATTTTCTCCGGATCTCGCCGTGTTCAACGCACTGCTCGCCGTGTACTTCAGAATCCGGGAGCTGGTTGTGCAGAACCGGTTCGGCGTGCAGGACCGGACCGAAAAGATCGACCACCGGCTGCACGGGCTGTTCTCCTTCATCGCCAGCGGGCCGCCGCCGGAACGCCTCGGCCAGCTGCTTGCCTTGCATCGAGCCGGGATCGTACGCTTCGCCGGGCCGGAGTTGTCGGTAACTGTGCAAAACGGCGAGTTCGTAGCCGCCTCGCCGGCGATTCCGGAGCCGATTCAGGCGCGGGCACTGCTGGACGCGCGGCTCGCCGAAAGCTCGGCAGCACGAGCCGCCGATCCGCTTATCCAGGGCCTGTTGGTTGCCGGTGAGCTGCTGGTCGAGCAGGACGATAGCGTCAAGGAGCTGGCCCGCCGCGGCCAGGGCGCTGGTTGGAAACCGCCAGAGCACAGCAGGGCGCCTCGCGGTTCCAAGCTGGTGGCCGACGCCAACAGCCATCCGATCCGGGCGGACGGTTCCAGCCATGACCGTCGGTTTCTGATCGGTCCTTCGGTGTCCGGCGGTGCGGGCGAGGCGGCGTTCGCCAGGCCGCAGACCAACGCTCCGGTGTTTCGGAAGAACGACGCCATCGCGCGGCAGTTGCTCGGGCTGCTTGAGGGACTGCCCTAA
- a CDS encoding LLM class flavin-dependent oxidoreductase, with the protein MTNFIIGVGLDIGTAGTRPQDVAERLSGATQLRAAQRLEAAGIDLLTLGDSLDALPPDDSVFHARLDALNLFSWLGPQTSRIGLIPTVTVTHTEPFLIGTATATLDYSARARSGWQVGVSTAGSEAGNVGRRRAADSDSVWREASEVVDVVRKLWDSWEEGAEIRDQATGRFLDLGQVHYVDFEGTDSVGETFTVKGPSIVPRPPQGNPVVTIAVDDEPSLHVAAQCADLVLLPISDAQPELESLPRKLDELRRAIVAAGRSAQDVRILGSLRYSAVGAGSGFTGGHDLSERAAGWRGLGLDGLHLLPDSLDDGVSAIVDELIPALRAAGVLDGQAADAETLRQRLGLPAAQNQYARR; encoded by the coding sequence ATGACGAACTTTATTATCGGTGTGGGGCTCGACATCGGCACCGCCGGCACCCGCCCGCAGGATGTCGCCGAACGGCTTTCCGGTGCGACCCAGCTCCGGGCTGCGCAACGGCTTGAAGCCGCCGGCATCGACCTGCTGACGCTCGGCGATTCGCTGGATGCGCTCCCGCCCGACGACTCGGTGTTTCACGCTCGCCTGGATGCGCTGAATCTGTTCTCCTGGCTCGGCCCGCAGACGTCGCGGATCGGCCTGATCCCGACCGTCACCGTGACGCACACCGAACCATTTCTGATCGGCACCGCAACCGCAACGCTGGACTATTCAGCGCGGGCACGGTCCGGCTGGCAGGTCGGAGTATCGACAGCCGGGAGTGAAGCCGGCAACGTCGGACGTCGACGCGCCGCCGATTCCGACAGCGTCTGGCGGGAAGCCTCAGAGGTCGTCGACGTGGTCCGTAAGCTCTGGGACTCGTGGGAGGAAGGCGCGGAGATCCGCGACCAGGCTACCGGTCGCTTCCTTGACCTGGGCCAGGTGCACTATGTCGACTTCGAGGGAACAGACAGCGTGGGGGAGACCTTCACTGTGAAGGGTCCATCCATCGTCCCGCGTCCGCCGCAGGGCAACCCGGTTGTGACGATCGCTGTCGACGACGAACCGTCGCTGCACGTAGCCGCGCAATGCGCAGATCTAGTGCTGCTTCCGATCTCCGACGCCCAGCCGGAACTTGAAAGCCTGCCCCGGAAACTGGACGAACTGCGCCGCGCGATCGTTGCGGCCGGACGCTCAGCGCAGGACGTCCGGATACTCGGCTCGCTGCGATATTCCGCGGTCGGGGCTGGTAGCGGGTTTACCGGTGGTCACGATCTCTCCGAGCGAGCAGCCGGTTGGCGCGGACTCGGCCTCGACGGCCTTCACCTACTTCCGGACAGCCTCGACGACGGTGTCTCCGCAATTGTTGACGAGCTGATCCCGGCACTTCGCGCAGCCGGGGTGCTCGATGGGCAGGCGGCAGACGCCGAGACTCTGCGGCAGAGGCTGGGACTGCCGGCCGCCCAGAACCAGTACGCCAGGCGGTAA